The Phycisphaeraceae bacterium genome segment CCGCCATTCAGGATTTCATGAAGCCCGACCGCGTGATCGTGGGCGCGGACGACCCCGCCGCGGGTGAACTCATGCGATCCCTGCACGAGCCCTTCGTGCGTCAGGGCAACCCGATCCTGGTGATGGACATTCGGTCGTCCGAGATGGTGAAGTACGCCAGCAATGCGATCCTGGCGGCCCGCATCAGTTTCATCAACGAGATCGCCACGCTCTGCGAGCACTACGGAGCGGACGTGAAGTCGGTGCGCGAGGGCATGTGCGCCGATCAGCGCATCGGCAAGCACTTCCTCTACCCCGGGCTGGGCTACGGCGGCTCGTGCTTCCCCAAGGACACCCTGGCCGTCGTGGGCATGGGCCGGGCGGTGGGCTTCGAGTGCCGCCTCAACCAGGCGGTGCATGAGGTCAACCAGGGACAGCGCGAGCACTTCTGGTCGAAGGTGGTGGCGCATTTCGGCGGGAATCTTCGTGGCAGGACGCTGGCCTTCTGGGGCATCGCCTTCAAGCCGGAGACGGATGACATCCGCGAGGCGCCGTCGCTCACGCTCATCGAGCGGGCGCTGGATGCCGGCGCCCAGGTACGGGCGTTCGACCCCGTGGCGGTGGAATCGCTGAAGCGCGAGTTCCCGCGCAGCGCGGACGTGACGACCACCGACACCATGTACGCCGCGCTGGAAGGGGCGGACGCG includes the following:
- a CDS encoding UDP-glucose/GDP-mannose dehydrogenase family protein, whose amino-acid sequence is MRITIIGTGYVGLVSGACFASTGNEVLCLDLDEGKIARLNRGESPIYEPGLSDLIQRNARAGRLKFTTDKDAAYRHGEAVFICVGTPSGPDGSADLRYVLQAAEDIAAALEQYGREGKPRLVVVKSTVPVGTTHRVRDAIARRTTAPFLIANNPEFLKEGAAIQDFMKPDRVIVGADDPAAGELMRSLHEPFVRQGNPILVMDIRSSEMVKYASNAILAARISFINEIATLCEHYGADVKSVREGMCADQRIGKHFLYPGLGYGGSCFPKDTLAVVGMGRAVGFECRLNQAVHEVNQGQREHFWSKVVAHFGGNLRGRTLAFWGIAFKPETDDIREAPSLTLIERALDAGAQVRAFDPVAVESLKREFPRSADVTTTDTMYAALEGADALIICTEWSDFRQPDFERIARTLKEKTVFDGRNIWQRQKMAELGFSYYAVGRPAVNGRA